The Polypterus senegalus isolate Bchr_013 chromosome 7, ASM1683550v1, whole genome shotgun sequence genome segment AAACTAATCTATAAGTTTGAAAATGAAGCACTCTGATTGGCCAAGTTCCAACTCGGCACAGGCCAATCATAATGACTAATGAATTCTAGGTGGACTACAACTTAATTATGGGGAAACAACACATAAAATACTATATTGCCTTTTCAACAACTGTGAATAAACTTCCACTGCTTTGGGTGAGTACTTTTTATAAGCTTAGTTTAGCAATCAGCAATCATCTGTTTACTTATTTAATCACAGATCTAGAAGACATACATAACATACAAAATTAGACTACATGCCGGTTAATGGATaacaaaatagaaagaaaagcaaaataatgagAAGGAAACAGAAAGGCAAACAGTTGTGAAACACAAAAGGTTGTAGATATGTGCTAAGTGCTACCTGAACGTAACAAGAATGTTAAATAGAAACACAAGGTCACAAATGCCAAATGACAGAATTCCACTTCCACTCCAAGGATGGACAGTCCTGGGCCTGGAGACAGTGGCAGCCTAATCAGATTTTTTAGTTAATATCACTCTAGCTCTCTGGTGTCTTAGAATTACTTATACTTACTGTATCTTTGAAATTTCAATAGATGACAAGCTTCAGCTGAGGAgtcttttcattttgaaacttttttgtctcatcttAAATCACTTGCTTGTCAAGTCATGTAAGTTCTTTATGGTTTCTTTTCATTAAGTAGAAGGCAATTAACCATGAGTCATCCAATAACAAGGGAGGTCACATCTAAGCTGTTAAGTAAGTTGGTGACATTTTCACCATTGTATATGTTCATCATTAAGTAGCTACTTttagtaaaaataacaaaaaaaataaaataaatagaactaATTCATTAAAGGATTGAGTGGGTTCCAATCCTTCCAGCTCATTTAATAGATtttccaagaaaaacaaatttatgttgaattgaatttttaaatgtgtagTCAAGTAATGTTAACTTTAGCAACAGACTAGAGCTCCCTTTAGTATCCGCTTCAGTTCTCAGCTTCATTTAAAAGGCCATGTCTTAATCTGGACCCTGTCTTTCCGAACCCGGGATCGGGATCTGCCTTCTGTACGCCAAGAGGTCATTTAATCTCTGCTTGAGCCTACCAGTTACTTAACATGATGTTTCATCAAGAAAGGCTCCTGCACAAACAAGGAAACCCAGAGGTGCCCTTATATTTTACTCATGCAGACATAAACTTTTGAGCTGCAGGAGAATTAACATCAAGAATGCAGATCTTTGTGGTCTTTCAGATTTTCCTTTATTAGTAGTTTTTGTATCCTCCACACATATTTTCTGTGACTAAATGTTCTGATGAATATCAATTTCTGCTGAAACATGCAGAAAGTATACTGTAAATCCATGAATCCATCCTAACTTGTGTCAACAGTGTTACCAATTTCAGTTGCTATTGGTCTCAATTATCATGGGCTACAAACAGTAGAAAGGAAGACTAGTGTAGGAGCTGAGAGTCACCAGAATACCAACACCCAGGTTCCAACAGACTGCAAGTGGAGGACTGAGCTAGCGGGTTCTAAATGGAGGCCTCAGCTAGCCATTGATCAAGCCATTACAAACCTGAAACACCAGGTGGTGTGAAGAACCTAAACAGGGAAGACTGGGTTCTGCTGGGGAATTGCCCCTGTGATGATGTTCTCAGCTATAGAAAAAAAGTGGAAATAGCTGCTGGTATCAGAAGTAGTTAGGATGGAAGAAGATCTCTGCAGAGTGAAAGAAGTAagtggagtggaggtggaaggactgttAGTAGGAAGGGAAGAAAAGGACTGTCATTGTCTATTTTGGTGCTCTGTTGTGTTGTGTTCTGGGGAGTGAGAAAAAGTGTCTCCCCACTGTAAATAAATAGTATTGTGTGTTACGTCTACGTCTCTgactgtctgtgtcagggttgggtGGCTGTACGCGTCCTGGGCTTCCACACCTTGCAGCTGGATAGGATATGCTGTAGCATTGGGTTTGGGGCGCTACATAGCTTACAAGTATTAGTGAAGCTATACCAAAGGCACTGATTGCTGGGACTTGGGAAAGTGTGGCTTTAATATGGAAACAAGTGTAACTTGCGGTATTTACTATAAATCTTTCCAGCTCAGTTGCCTATGATCAGCGCTTCCCAGGATATCCAACCTCTTTGCTTTTGTTGCCTTACTGCTTGCACTCTGCAGAGATCTTCAAGAGTGACCCTAATACCCCCACCTGGACTAGAGTCTAAACTTCAATGGTTCATGGGACTCGCCTCCGGTCCACAAAAACGCTTATGGCTTGCCCACCCAGGTTGTTTCCAAGTCCCCCCTCATTGCAATTTCTGGCTTCAGTGCTGTGATTGGACTTGGATGCAATTGGGTGGGCAAGCCATAAGCATTTTTGTGGACCGGAGGCGAGTCCCATGTACCCTTGAAGTTTACACTCTAGTCCAGGTGGGGATATTAGGGTCCCCCTTGAAATTTATCACAAGTTGATTCACTCACGATTGATGTAAGGTTCTCGTGGTCCCCTTGGAGGATATGATTGACAGTTGAACATTACCATAAATGAATTAGAAGCATTTGGTGGGATGGGGCCTGGCATTTGATTGGGGTTGCCCACTCCTCTGTAGCTTTGACCTTGGTACTCCAGGGATCCTCAATTGCATTAAGCGAGTTTGACGATTTTATGTTATAAAAAATTTGAAGCAGAAACGGTTATTCAAATTCATTTCAAACAGTttaattttcactttatatatgtAGAGTTACAAAAAGTGTGAGCTCCAATGAGCTTACAGACTTTCATTCACATTTCTCTATGGACTTTTGGTAAAGTCTAACACAGCTTCTTACTTCCCCTTGTGCTTCAGCTGTTCTTCAAAGAAGTCATTGCAGGCAACGGTCAGTGCAGCAACTAGCACGACAAACTCATTGAAATCCACCTCATTGTCCTGATTGGAGTCCAGGTCCCTCATGATCTTATCCACCAGCCTGGGATCCTTTTGggactgaaaaataaaagatgacTGTCAATTAATAATTTCAGTAAGAAACTCTTCCAACTATGAAGTAATTTGAAGagttctgaaaataaatattcactGGTCTATCTGGGGTACAGTCAGGAGGCAATGTTCTAGTTCAAGTGTGGTACACTGGATGTGTGAGTGGGCCTCTAGAAGTATCTCTTAGAAGAGGTGGGTCCTAGAAGTATCTCTGAGACCATTAGAGAACAGAAAGGTAGGACAGCCGGGGCAGAGGGCACATCACTCAGTAtacgccaaggctgtctgatgcTTCAAGACATAGATAGACAGGGATTGAGAGAGAATTAGGTTGTGGTGGGCAGACACGAAGCCAGTGAAGCCCATCAACAGGTCAGTAACAGACGATTGATAGAGTTCAGGGCTGCAGGTACACCAGGGATCACTAAAGGGAACATTAGCTCAAAGTTTCTGGTGTGGGACACAGTCTTGAGTCCAAAGTGGAATATCAGAGAAGGTCGAAGATCAGGTGATggaaatgttttttggaaaaggcaaactcaaaaaacattaaatacgTAATAAGTTAACAAAACTAGTAAACTAAGAcagaaaaattgagaaaaaagtCCCAAACAGTGTATTAGAGCAAATTTTAAAAGCTAGGGTAGCAAAGAGAAACTCCCTATCCAAAAAAAACATGAGGATATGGagtaaaagtttttctttttatcctgCTTACTGTGGCAACATCTTAAATAACCACTGCACACTGACCTCGGATGTTGCGCTGACCTCTGTCACATGGTAGCAACCAGTCATGTGACAGGAAAATGATACAGCCGCAGCTGTCAAAATTTACACAAACTTGACATGTAAAAAATCTCCAAAATGGCAACAAAAAGATGTTACTGtcaaaacaatcaaaataaatcaataatgttttgaaaatgaacgaaaattcaacaataatacgtgaaaaaaaattgcagtattGAATTCAATTAAGTGTGAGAtcttttttaatatcattaatgaGCGCCTCAATTTTGTTCAAGATTATCCTTGTCTAAGCACCATTTTATGATAAATCATTTTTCTATGGTATGGAGCAGTAGCTTTGCATGCAGTGAGTCCTTCCCTTTCATCTcacaattaaacaattaaaaacaatgtgCATTTTTAGTGCAGGTAGACAATGGTCAGGTCAAATTGGGGAGTATACACTGGTGTAGCACATTGtcatacccaccacatgacaaaacagctcgggatcccaggtggcaaccccccaggcagacacatggtccagtcccaccctcaggaaatgaccatctatctgccgcagccaggcatcatgtgggtgtccccttggcctggtccagctgctctggTCTTCAATAATAAGGATCCTGTAAGTTGGATCACTCTTGGGGAATCGCGTCACGTGGCTGTAGTgacataactgatgctcccttacaatgcaagtaatgtgcctcatttgggactccacgagcaaccactcattcaacacaaagtcaaaccaggaatacccaaggattttccggagagacacagtaccaaaggagtccagtcttcgtctcaggtcactggatagcgtccatgtctcgcaaccatatagcaagacaggaagcaccaggactctataaagacttggaccttcgtcctatGCATTAGGtgtcgggagcaccacacacacctttccagtgacctcatgaccccccatgtgctttcccaatccatctactgacttcataggaagaattaccagagacatgaaagtcactgccaaggtaagtaaacctcttgacaaggctgacactcctgacactctctccgcagacagacacactgctgatggctgtgcctaagaggtcattaaagtcctgAATCTTGGCATTTATCTAGAACACTCAGACTCCTCCCTCAGTCTCTTGAGAACCCCGAGCAGAGCTTTCATTGACTTTGCCgccgatgctgtgatcttcatggagtcaatgagTCTTTGAGGAAGATAAAACAagctaataaataaattagtCAATGCCTTTCTTgactagcacatgcaagtaaaaatttcactgtactctacacACAATAATCACCCTATAAATGTGtaatatataacataaaaaaacaccCTAATATACATTTCACaaagctgtaaataaataaataaataaaataaaaaataaaaataaaaagaattcaatGGGAGGTAGTAACTGTGGCAATGCATATGAAGGACAGAAGAAGCCTTGAACTTTAACTAAGGAGGTCTTCAAGATTCCCTCTTTCAACTGTTATACATGGCCAACCTAAGCCTAAAATTCCTCACTCCATATGCAGTAGATTGTACTACGCTGAAGACATTTTATAATCCATTcttgtctattttattttattctatgcaAATTGCTGTTTAAAGGCAGCCGGTAGTTTTGCTGCTCTAATtactaaacacatttttaacaattcATCTAGTATTTCTAAGATGAATCTAACCCCAATAACACAGAAATATAGTATGCCATAGCAAATGCCAAAATTGCATTCACACGTGAATGAGTTCTTAAAGGAACAAGTTATGTGAaactataataaacattttattatgatTGATTGATTACTGGAGTAATTGAGGAGTGGTTGAAGAGGACCTGTACAGACTGGTAACTAAGGTCTAACTTTGATTAAAACTGTGCCTATCAGCTGGCTTACGGACCACCAAGGGGGACCCAAGCACCCAGCTATCAAAACCCCACCCACTAGTTCTTGTTTTCCACTTCAACCTCTGATTGTGGTTGAAATTAAACCAGAGAAGAGTAACAAATGGCAGCACTTAAGGACAATCTAAGGTTCTCTCTACCACTGCAGTGTTGCAGTATCATTAGTTAATATCTAGCTGTGACTTCTactcattttggtgtgttttatgGTCTCTGAATTTTAAGTTTGGATTTTTAGCTTTGCAacctgttttgctttgttttagctTTAATGGTTTGGCCAGGGTTCCTTTCTTGACTTATGTTTTTTGTCGTTTTCATTCATTCTTCAATTCAAAtgatttattatcattatttctgttAATAGTGTTCTGCTCATTTGTCATTTAGTCAAtatgatgtcacacacatgcgcataggacagtggttctcaaactgtgaaaaatacatctattgaaaccaaaacaaattaacttaaactacattctgatactagaaaaataaatatagagttagataaatgtcgataaaagttaagtaggtataataaaatatgcatctatgatatatcattaatttaaaaaaaaaacgaattggTATTAGTgtgctcctttcaaaaaaacgttaggggggggggggcgattaaaactgttatgaaaactcgggtcgcaaatacttaaaggctgaaaAATGCTGGCATAGGAGACAGTTTACTGgctcaaataaatgtgtttttcccCCTCACCATGGGTTGGCGCTGTATTCTAATACTCTCTCTTCTGTCACTCTGCAGACCATCAGAAAAGCCTACCTCCTAGGACACATTACTTATGCTTCCGGCCTCCATGAACCCACCTATCAAAGATGTCATTTCGCCTCTAGTCCCAATGAGCTTACCTCTTGCTGCCTACCACCAATATAATGGCCATCTTAACTCCAAGTTCtcagttctcttttggactcATATCTGTAAATAcatattgttgtttgttttgccTCAACTTGCCAGAAACCtccaagtatacagggtggccacCCCAAATCTTGTTCTGTGTTCCTCagtttattttacaatgtttaatgtattattgtttttgtttaaaatatatatatatatggttgcaGTCTCTCAGTGGTATATTGGGTATGTGCTGGTTTCTGTGGATCAAGCCTCTTTCTGCTCATTTAAGcctttgttcttttaattttataaagattcttgctGACTTGTCTCTACCCCCAGCtggtgttttcatgtttttttcccccttataAGACATAAATAAGCTTTAAGGCTTATTTCCTATTTGAGGCTTAGTTGGACATTGAGCCTCCGATTTTCCTGGGCCAAGCTTGCCTTTGGTAAGATCTATTTTGTGGGTCTTTTTTGAAGGCCTCACTCCTTTGCTATTTTGTGGAACTAGAATCACAACACAAGGATTTTTGTACTTGTGTATTTTGtgcatttaatcatttaattattggaattctttgcttttctcacatttcttctgttttccccaGTTTGGGACTTCTTGGCATTTCTATCTGTTTTtggaatttttcttttctgttttggaattgcgcatttttgttttttctttctaaatgatgaattttggtaacctggacattgacacaaatagatgaacacacactagcttggtctgcaatagaattggaatcctgcagtacttcgtattccttgctttgtaccccagtaaatacaagtcattgccaatatactaacaacccacttgtgcttcattcactcagaatatggaaccaatgtaggaagcacttcaagttagagaatattatATCTGTGACACCTCTACATGAtcaccacctttttccaccctgtcaaacttaaagtttttaatgtttagaaaatgttattcaaaagaagttaattagcagcaaaaacaggttactaattaagaaaagggttagaatgaaaacctgggcggcatggtggcgcagtggtagcgctgctgcctcgtagtaaggagacccgggttcgcttcctgggtcctccctgcgtggagtttgcatgttctccccgtgtctgcgtgggtttcctcccacagtccaaacacatgcaggttaggtacactggTGATTCTTAATTGTCtcttgtgtgtgccctgcggtgagctggcaccttgctcagggtttgttggctgggattggctccagcagacccctgtgaccctgtagttaggatagagaggactggataatggattgatggatagaatgaaaacctgcagccctccagaacaggagttggggacccctggtctaaaaCATGGCCCCAacaatactaattaaagaaatgtatttaacaaaaaagtccaattttattctttattttacctaacgcaatttcttgtattaggaatttgttattggggtcagagcacagggtcagccaatGTAGAGCACCTTTGGAGCAGGATCTCTTTAGGCAGTAATGGGGATTCGCACCAGCAATCTTCCAGCTACTGGCGCAAATCATCAGCCTCAGAGGCACCACTCTTCCCTAATTCATCATTTTGAAAGTTCAAAGATAtagcaaaaagaacaaaaacacatttcatttctgtttggatgccacttaaggaaagaaattaagcaattcagaagaacgatgaagaaatataggggaacaaatcttaaaaaacaagtcaattaaaatgaaaggaaaaggagttaattagcaacaaaaactggtcaccaattaagaaaagggttagaatgaaagcctgcagccactgcgtcccTCCGGGAGTGGAATTGGACACCAATGCAATACACAACAGAttgttattaaatttgcaaacctttttatttgtcattatgagatattgagtgtaaattgaaggacaaaaatggcaagtttatccatttaaaatgaaatctacagcacaataaagtgaaCATTTCCTACtcttgtggtatagtgggtccacggcTCATAAGaaaagcccagtttttaaataaataattgccacacTCGCGGCTTATAGAGGGGgtatggtagtgtggctggagtggTTCTCAGATGCTACATGAGGCGGGCATTTCCtcgcttatgtgcacaggtgaggaatcgtccgatccgtaattgatgccgggagctgctaatcaccacacctgagCCACAAACCCATTATATTGAGTAGGAGGGcgacaaaaagaaactgaaagggGAAAGTGAACGGAagttaagggagaagaaggcaGCAGGAAACTGAAAGCTTGTGTGTGCTTGCGTGAGCGGGTGAAGGTGGGCTCGCTACAGAGAGCAGGCAGCTGGAAGGAGAGCCCCTCAGGAGTATTAGGCCGACACTCTGGGGGCAACTAGaagtggtcactcctgctgagcgctTTGGAGGAGCAGGACTAACTGGCAGGTGGTTGgcgggagtcaggaggcttgggaggtggCAGCCCCACCGTAAGCATCCTGATTTCTGGGGAACCTGTCATAGTCTGGAGAGTCCTACAGAGTCAGGGACCGCAGGGCTACAGACTAGAAGAAGGTCAGCTACAGGTATGgagactcccctggtgcatatcctggatgggagaagcaggggagccgccagtagaAGAAGACGCCGGGctttgttttaaaggactgcttccagccgtagtattttaacctcgtttttatggATTAATTCATTGAAGTTTAACCTCTTCACtgatttttaatggattatttatttgttgacttctagaagcactgcactatttattttgaacactgtttttggttttgccgttttttaaataaaagcacttttacacctacacatccggttacattaccgatggtgtcgggATTAAGAGCTCCCAAAAGGAAGATGAGAGCATAGAgtagaacctgcatcgtcacaacgccTACTGTAGGGCCATGTTGATTCAAAGTCCAAATCCTATGCCAGCAGAAATGTAACGCTGGACAAGTTGTAAACCCAACAGGAATACTCTTGGGACACAGCCACGCTCACTCATAGAATTTTTGGCTGAGGTGCCTCCTGTATGGCGTTTGCATTTCACCCCACGTTCACTGAAGATGTTATTGggtcaaaaaatgaaaattgctcATTGGTGGGCTTTAGTTCAGAGTTTGCCCTGT includes the following:
- the s100z gene encoding protein S100-Z, encoding MPSDLEGAMDALIHVFHRYSGKEGDKYKLNKGELKQLLNCELSDFLASQKDPRLVDKIMRDLDSNQDNEVDFNEFVVLVAALTVACNDFFEEQLKHKGK